A portion of the Podospora pseudoanserina strain CBS 124.78 chromosome 2, whole genome shotgun sequence genome contains these proteins:
- a CDS encoding hypothetical protein (EggNog:ENOG503Q5YZ): protein MVPPCSWRPEYNTSSAACRQYSGNAPAWPCIEGGHVLRLSAPIVVTLLLSWERFLCLLSLITVTEDGPDRQPVAWITNSIFPSAQRSFDDNKRHPNTIMMAMKALLCIQLTFFRLAFAHWLGQKPDGPHNNYGLPEATATSSPDDTKGWSPKPTEPPLPNHGPDISFIELMRRSEHWIKAKRQTTQYLNSKTCGYFTSDEFDPWVCPNSETCTTNTNNVVACLSSGETGPFFSVCFDYSAYKQGLCDDRSAENPETGCCASSTNPACVMYLWPDPQPKSMFFCHPSSTIITMLDVPRNVLDASTSGTSTEPPSITTSPPPDPTPRPPDPSAINTDAITGGVIGGVAFLSLIAAAIFFLHQRRKKKSPPSPPPPTNQNYTPVPTNNNPTPNQQPYSPPRRPDFLSLPGSSTLPSSTPYLSNISPPIGGDPYFSPQYDPSKQQPPETQQQQQGYFFYGPGSGDPGVGLYPHGTPNTQNSHFESQYTTRPAQGQEPYQPYTPPQQEQPQLSELDSDDVAKGQSGNPAEMMGSCAEQQNRNRAEMSEECDAERQSANPAETPIIPEPRVGSQTHA, encoded by the exons ATGGTTCCCCCTTGTAGCTGGAGACCTGAGTACAACACATCATCCGCAGCTTGCCGCCAGTATTCTGGGAATGCCCCAGCTTGGCCATGCATCGAAGGAGGTCATGTTCTGCGGCTCTCCGCCCCCATTGTTGTAACCCTGCTGCTTTCTTGGGAAAGATTCCTTTGCCTCTTGTCTCTAATAACTGTCACCGAAGACGGGCCAGACCGCCAGCCAGTGGCTTGGATCACCAACTCCATTTTCCCTTCGGCGCAACGGTCTTTCGACGACAACAAGCGGCACCCCAACACCATTATGATGGCCATGAAGGCCCTGCTTTGCATCCAACTAACTTTCTTCCGTTTGGCATTTGCCCACTGGCTTGGCCAAAAGCCCGATGGTCCCCACAACAACTATGGCCTGCCTGAGGCCacagcaacatcatcaccagacGACACCAAAGGTTGGTCGCCAAAGCCAACCGagccacccctcccaaaccatgGACCAGACATCAGCTTCATCGagttgatgagaagaagtgAACATTGGATAAAGGCCAAGCGGCAGACAACTCAGTATCTGAACTCGAAGACGTGCGGCTATTTTACCTCAGACGAAT TTGACCCCTGGGTATGCCCCAACTCAGAAACatgcaccaccaacaccaacaacgtcGTTGCGTGCCTCTCCTCAGGCGAGACAGGGCCATTCTTCAGCGTCTGTTTCGACTACTCAGCCTACAAGCAGGGTCTATGCGACGATAGGAGCGCAGAAAACCCCGAAACTGGGTGCTG CGCATCGTCAACAAACCCTGCATGTGTCATGTACCTCTGGCCcgacccccaacccaaaagcATGTTCTTCTGCcatccaagctcaacaatcATCACCATGCTGGACGTCCCGCGAAATGTACTCGACGCCTCCACCAGCGGCACCTCAACCGAGCCACCCTCAATTacgacctcacctccccccgaCCCCACGCCCCGGCCTCCCGACCCATCAGCAATCAACACCGACGCCATAACCGGCGGTGTCATAGGCGGGGTAGCCTTCCTGTCCCTTATCGCAGCAGCGATCTTCTTCCTTCACCAGCGCCGTAAGAAAAAgtcccctcccagccctcctcctcccaccaaccaaaattacacccccgtcccaaccaacaacaaccctaCTCCCAATCAACAACCCTACTCCCCCCCCCGACGACcagacttcctctccctcccaggTAGctcaaccctcccctcctcgaccccctACCTCTCCAACATTAGCCCCCCAATCGGCGGCGACCCATACTTTTCCCCCCAATACGACCcttccaaacaacaaccacccgaaacacagcagcagcagcaaggctACTTTTTCTACGGACCCGGTAGCGGTGATCCTGGTGTGGGGTTGTACCCCCACGGCACCCCCAACACGCAGAACTCCCATTTTGAATCGCAGTATACCACCCGTCCTGCTCAGGGGCAGGAACCCTACCAACCCTACACCCCCCCGCAGCAAGAACAGCCCCAGCTCTCCGAGTTAGACAGTGATGACGTAGCAAAAGGCCAGAGCGGTAATCCAGCCGAGATGATGGGCAGTTGCGCCGAGCAGCAGAACAGGAACAGGGCTGAGATGTCGGAGGAGTGTGACGCAGAGAGACAGAGTGCAAATCCAGCTGAGACGCCCATAATACCAGAGCCAAGAGTAGGTAGCCAAACTCACGCCTGA
- a CDS encoding hypothetical protein (EggNog:ENOG503PC4A; COG:E), translated as MNLPSSFPLVKHQKLGCGVVNERSRHLVSTMAEPTNTPMPASTPVPASTPRSSSPLQQYSIPSLTPNATTATIPLWPSTTSSPDTATRKPQRPIVLHIGDPIKYNPDTYAEFNAAFEVIRPPTPERERNELIRALKEERWGHFSAIFRPFWGTGGEMGRWDAELIDLLPSSVKVFASAGAGFDWADTKLLGERGIIYCNSGLAAAEAVADFSVAMIISTFRHLPWCMNAATFPHLTSSSDARSTFRECHARATAASHNPRGHTLGLIGFGNIGQQIAAKMGNPAFGMKIAYYDVVRKPAAVESELRATFYEKLEGLMKVSDCVVLCTPASADGRPIITAETLGYLRPGTRFVNIARGSLVDEEALADALDSGVVRAAALDVHMDEPSVNERLVRMVTGLGFDDRGQHPGRVMLTCHNAGGTVETHVGFEELSMRNILRVVRDGAEAVTPVNLHWLREKKGV; from the exons ATGAATTTGCCCAGTTCTTTTCCTCTCGTCAAACACCAAAAATTGGGCTGTGGTGTAGTGAACGAGCGGTCGAGACATCTTGTGTCAACAATGGCAGAGCCTACAAACACTCCCATGCCGGCAAGCACTCCGGTACCGGCATCAACCCCGCGGTCAAGCTCCCCGCTGCAACAGTACTCAATCCCTAGCTTGACACCCAATGCGACGACAGCCACGATCCCTCTCTGGCcgtcaaccacctcctcaccagaTACTGCGACTCGAAAACCACAACGACCGATAGTCCTCCATATTGGCGACCCGATCAAGTACAACCCGGACACCTACGCCGAGTTCAACGCTGCCTTTGAGGTTATCCggccccccacccccgagcGCGAAAGAAACGAGCTCATCCGCGCCCTGAAAGAGGAAAGATGGGGTCACTTTAGCGCCATATTCCGTCCATTCTGGGGCACAGGAGGAGAGATGGGACGGTGGGATGCTGAGCTCATTGACCTGTTGCCTTCGTCGGTCAAAGTTTTTGCGAGCGCGGGCGCCGGGTTCGACTGGGCGGATACCAAACTCCTGGGAGAAAGAG GGATAATCTACTGCAACTCGGGCCTCGCCGCGGCAGAAGCAGTAGCGGACTTTTCCGTCGCCATGATCATCTCGACCTTTCGACACCTCCCGTGGTGCATGAACGCCGCTACGTTTCCCCACCTAACGTCCTCGAGCGATGCCAGGAGTACCTTTCGGGAATGCCACGCGAGAGCCACGGCTGCTAGTCACAACCCACGAGGGCATACGTTGGGGTTGATCGGGTTTGGGAATATAGGGCAGCAGATAGCTGCCAAGATGGGGAATCCGGCCTTTGGGATGAAGATTGCTTACTATGATGTTGTGAGGAaacctgctgctgtcgagTCTGAGCTCAGAGCTACATTCTACGAGAAGTTGGAAGGCCTGATGAAGGTATCGGACTGCGTGGTGTTATGCACGCCTGCTTCTGCGGACGGGAGACCGATCATCACTGCTGAGACGTTGGGCTACCTACGGCCAGGGACGAGGTTTGTGAATATTGCACGGGGGTCGcttgtggatgaggaggcgttgGCGGATGCGTTGGACAGTGGAGTGGTAAGGGCTGCGGCGTTGGATGTTCATATGGATGAGCCCAGTGTGAACGAGAGactggtgaggatggtgactGGCTTAGGGTTTGATGACAGAGGCCAGCATCCGGGGAGGGTAATGTTGACGTGTCACAACGCTGGCGGGACGGTGGAGACGCATGTTGGATTTGAAGAGTTGAGTATGAGGAATATCTTGAGAGTAGTGAGAGATGGTGCAGAGGCGGTTACGCCGGTTAATTTGCAttggttgagggagaagaagggggtgtaA
- a CDS encoding hypothetical protein (COG:B; EggNog:ENOG503NZWG): MSRSLPQIPSLNTGLNASQHQEDLSSLLGDLSQPARVRSCVTCRARKVKCDKLSPCSNCKRYGIACVLAPYRPPRWARRAAPGASSCTTSPPSTAPPQTPVMSSLPNTSSQKADATHVMQRLEKLEQLVKDLGGEAAIRNANNPSKSPVEMTQQLSLDDTNQQDHVRSGIFSRIYDELDLLRSQTGALHQEDPNSSDSDPEDAFRNANTAATQVSSPRHTVFLGQSLGSSGASIYHLYPAPAQVPFLLGVFGENVNSLMQTVHMPAVKQLLLPKHDGAPPVLGPAQETLMFAIYFAAVTSMEEPDVAGNLGSTKDELTRKFRSGFEHALAKTNFLGSPSLIVVQALLIFLLLVRCNDSPRFVWMMTGIVIRMAQSLGLNRDDAKMKGLSPYEAEMRRRVWWGVCFLDARTSEDQGTEVTISHGTFDTKLPLNVNDSDISPDMTELPAEREGMTDMSNALYCYEVSNMMRRMMNPTADGIRDMDRILDELYSKFDQRYIRHHQAGEPDIKYWIGITVARLVVAKVRLILHFPALLSSPNKQDMPIEVRDKLLLSAIEITEQNHAINTQTEIKGWSWVSHSYTHWHAIIFILLEITQRPWSPTVERAWLALHSEYLVPSKSSLERGPRFWTPLRRLIAQARKHREAELERLRKDPVRARLLEEEDARRTPFASDGPFPDSLSAQLFRERWQGLVAAKPVGISYSRPETSGIETSFGGANLGGFGHTNSNQAPSGFSFGYQGIASTPSPLTNPSNTPSVSTAAFANIPSFPMPNMAIDPQPWMGVSPTLAGDITGEFQPGMDIDDNVDWWEWLGKAGVMDPHGDPGGDGI; the protein is encoded by the exons ATGTCGCGCTCTCTACCGCAAATACCGAGTCTTAATACGGGGTTAAACGCCTCGCAACACCAAGAGGATCTTTCCTCACTCTTGGGCGACCTGTCCCAACCAGCACGTGTGAGAAGTTGCGTGACATGTCGGGCGAG AAAAGTAAAGTGCGACAAACTGTCTCCATGTTCGAATTGCAAGCGTTATGGCATTGCTTGTGTTCTGGCTCCGTACCGCCCACCTCGATGGGCCCGGCGGGCCGCTCCTGGTGCCAGTAGCTGTACCACTAGTCCACCAAgcacagcaccaccccaGACACCAGTCATGAGCAGCCTACCAAACACAAGTTCGCAAAAGGCAGATGCAACTCATGTCATGCAACGGTTAGAAAAGCTCGAACAGCTCGTTAAAGACCTGGGTGGTGAAGCCGCTATTCGCAACGCCAACAACCCGTCCAAGTCACCTGTTGAGATGACCCAGCAGTTATCATTGGATGATACAAACCAACAGGACCATGTGAGAAGTGGCATATTCTCGAGAATCTATGACGAG CTTGACCTCCTACGGTCTCAAACCGGAGCATTGCACCAAGAAGACCCAAATAGCTCCGACTCGGATCCCGAAGATGCATTTCGAAATGCCAATACTGCGGCTACTCAAGTCTCATCGCCGAGGCACACTGTTTTTCTAGGACAAAGTCTAGGGTCTAGCGGAGCATCCATCTATCACTTGTATCCAGCTCCAGCGCAGGTACCTTTTTTGCTTGGGGTATTTGGTGAGAATGTCAACAGCTTGATGCAAACTGTTCATATGCCTGCCGTCAAACAGCTTCTATTACCGAAGCATGATGGAGCCCCACCAGTACTTGGACCGGCGCAGGAAACCTTGATGTTTGCCATCTACTTTGCGGCTGTCACGTCAATGGAAGAACCAGAT GTAGCAGGGAATCTCGGGTCTACCAAAGATGAGCTCACACGAAAGTTTCGTTCCGGTTTTGAGCATGCTCTTGCAAAAACGAACTTTCTCGGCTCGCCCAGCCTCATTGTGGTCCAGGCGCTTCTCATatttcttttgttggtcCGCTGCAACGACAGCCCCAGGTTTGTCTGGATGATGACTGGAATTGTGATCCGGATGGCCCAATCTCTTGGCCTCAACCGGGATGACGCTAAGATGAAAGGCCTTTCACCGTACGAAGCTGAGATGCGTCGCCGAGTTTGGTGGGGTGTTTGTTTCCTTGATGCCAGGACATCGGAAGATCAAGGCACCGAGGTCACAATATCCCATGGTACTTTCGACACAAAGCTTCCCCTGAATGTGAACGACTCAGATATCAGCCCGGATATGACGGAACTTCCCGCGGAACGGGAGGGCATGACAGACATGAGCAATGCTCTGTACTGCTATGAGGTGTCTAACATGATGCGCCGAATGATGAATCCAACAGCCGATGGCATCAGAGATATGGACCGGATTCTGGACGAGCTCTACTCAAAATTCGACCAGCGTTATATccgacatcatcaagctgGGGAGCCTGATATCAAGTACTGGATTGGAATTACCGTTGCACGTCTTGTTGTCGCAAAGGTCCGGCTCATACTTCACTTTCCCGCACTCCTCTCCTCGCCAAACAAGCAAGATATGCCCATAGAGGTCCGCGACAAGCTCCTACTGTCAGCGATCGAAATCACGGAGCAGAATCATGCTATCAATACCCAGACAGAAATCAAGGGATGGAGCTGGGTATCGCATTCTTATACACATTGGCATGCTATCATCTTCATTCTTCTTGAGATCACGCAAAGGCCTTGGTCGCCGACCGTTGAGCGCGCATGGTTGGCTCTTCACAGCGAATATCTGGTCCCCAGCAAGTCGAGCCTAGAAAGGGGCCCGAGGTTTTGGACACCACTACGCCGGCTGATAGCCCAAGCACGAAAACATCGGGAAGCTGAGCTTGAACGTCTGCGGAAGGATCCGGTCAGAGCAAGGTTActagaagaagaagatgcaCGACGAACGCCCTTCGCAAGTGATGGGCCGTTTCCAGACTCACTCAGTGCCCAATTATTTCGGGAACGATGGCAAGGGCTTGTGGCGGCCAAGCCCGTTGGTATATCCTACAGCAGACCTGAAACATCTGGCATCGAGACCTCGTTCGGCGGAGCGAATTTGGGGGGATTTGGTcacaccaacagcaaccaagcTCCAAGCGGCTTCAGCTTTGGCTACCAGGGGATTGCATCGACACCGAGCCCTCTTACCAACCCATCAAATACTCCCAGTGTTTCCACAGCAGCCTTCGCTAATATACCGTCGTTCCCAATGCCGAACATGGCTATTGATCCCCAACCTTGGATGGGGGTCAGTCCAACCTTGGCAGGAGATATAACTGGCGAATTTCAGCCAGGCATGGATATTGATGACAACGTGGACTGGTGGGAATGGCTTGGAAAAGCCGGTGTCATGGACCCCCATGGAGATCCCGGCGGAGACGGGATATGA
- a CDS encoding hypothetical protein (EggNog:ENOG503P1XE; COG:S): MRLINTTTLRLESPWSTPIYAILSHTWGEDEVLFADICDPQQLLPVHKKGFRKVSQSCERARQDGYNYMWIDTCCIDKTSSAELSEAINSMFRWYHRADRCYAYLSDVNVPGEPSVEVENSRWFTRGWTLQELIAPRDVRFYDSQWCFLGSRQLLRGTPIADISELTDLADTISKVTGIPAEILRWFSPKPDSQLVRRRSKRAGLDKYEPTHALDKLLRACSVGQIMSWAAYRFTTRKEDEAYSLLGLFGVNMPMLYGEGRSAFHRLQQEILKTSNDQSILAFERQFYSDSSSLLADSPRCYASSEIIQSLNNGPLLSGATPFFELSPSPKAVEAGLLLCPLIRQGKEDTTRYLAILNCIYRSDFTSHPAIILRKIDSKSRTFYRTPKSGLHRITPINDQGLIEWSTAVDGVSNRLRYDLNKVYFETIRLYFEPPQILSSISYGVGQPASSSLSTPGMRIKLEMPDTMRFSSGAYPHMLQVTKNRVYAPSITLDSWPKRFLDNQEPMTNYLALFGTVLLHFEGMGAVALSWGKSCAPDRGDRSPEPFIAIMDWDKVVRAAHGKELELFDLENLRLRTTAEFLYATYSWTWVSLLATKPDIRAEHDSPRIKVRCKIRTVEFLGRPLFELELSVLPQGRSSFVGMVRSSFS, from the exons ATGCGTTTAATAAACACCACGACGCTGAGACTGGAATCGCCATGGTCCACGCCCATTTACGCTATTTTGTCACACacttggggggaggatgaggtccTCTTCGCCGATATCTGCGACCCACAACAGCTGCTTCCTGTCCACAAGAAGGGATTTCGCAAGGTCAGCCAGAGCTGTGAGCGTGCTCGCCAAGATGGTTACAACTACATGTGGATTGATACCTGCTGCATCGATAAGACCAGTAGTGCCGAGCTCTCGGAAGCAATCAACTCCATGTTCCGATGGTATCACAGGGCAGACAGATGCTATGCCTACCTCTCCGACGTCAATGTTCCAGGAGAGCCATCGGTGGAAGTTGAGAACAGCCGCTGGTTTACTCGGGGCTGGACGCTTCAAGAGCTGATTGCGCCGCGAGACGTGCGCTTTTATGATAGCCAATGGTGTTTCTTGGGAAGCAGACAGCTCCTTCGCGGCACCCCCATCGCAGACATCTCTGAGCTCACAGATTTGGCCGACACCATCAGCAAGGTAACGGGAATTCCCGCCGAAATTCTTCGTTGGTTCTCGCCAAAGCCAGACTCACAACTGGTGAGACGGCGGAGTAAAAGGGCAGGGCTCGACAAATACGAACCAACACACGCCCTAGACAAGCTTTTGAGGGCCTGTAGCGTAGGACAAATCATGTCTTGGGCTGCTTACCGATTCACCACAAGAAAAGAGGACGAAGCATACTCTCTTCTGGGTCTCTTTGGGGTCAACATGCCAATGCTGTACGGAGAAGGGCGCAGTGCCTTCCACCGGCTTCAGCAGGAAATACTAAAGACGTCCAACGATCAGTCTATTCTTGCCTTTGAACGACAGTTTTACTCGGATAGCAGTTCGCTACTAGCAGATTCGCCTCGATGCTATGCCTCATCGGAAATTATACAGAGTTTGAACAATGGTCCCCTCCTATCAGGCGCAACTCCGTTTTTCGAATTATCGCCTTCTCCAAAGGCCGTCGAGGCCGGGTTGCTTCTTTGCCCACTGATCAGGCAGGGCAAGGAAGACACTACGCGCTACTTGGCGATCTTGAACTGCATCTATCGGTCCGACTTCACCAGCCATCCGGCCATAATCCTCCGCAAGATTGACAGCAAGTCCCGCACATTTTACCGAACACCCAAATCCGGGCTACACCGAATCACTCCCATTAACGACCAAGGTTTGATAGAATGGTCAACTGCTGTTGATGGAG TGTCGAACCGATTGCGCTATGATCTCAACAAAGTCTACTTCGAGACGATCCGTCTTTACTTTGAGCCTCCTCAAATCCTGTCTAGCATCTCGTATGGTGTTGGACAACCAGCTTCAAGCTCTCTCTCTACTCCAGGAATGAGGATCAAGCTTGAAATGCCAGACACAATGAGATTTTCTTCTGGTGCCTATCCTCATATGTTACAGGTCACGAAGAATCGGGTTTACGCCCCATCTATCACGCTCGATAGTTGGCCCAAGCGGTTTCTGGACAATCAAGAACCTATGACGAACTACCTAGCGCTCTTCGGCACTGTTCTTCTTCACTTTGAAGGCATGGGTGCAGTTGCCTTGTCATGGGGAAAGTCATGTGCTCCGGACCGTGGGGATCGATCTCCTGAGCCTTTTATTGCAATCATGGACTGGGACAAAGTTGTCAGAGCTGCACATGGCAAGGAGTTAGAGCTTTTTGATCTGGAAAATTTGCGTTTGCGGACTACCGCCGAGTTTCTTTATGCGACGTATTCGTGGACATGGGTATCTTTGCTGGCCACCAAGCCAGACATCAGAGCCGAACACGACAGCCCTCGAATAAAGGTGCGATGCAAGATACGGACCGTCGAGTTTTTAGGACGACCTCTCTTTGAACTGGAGCTTTCAGTTCTTCCCCAAGGCAGATCGAGTTTCGTTGGCATGGTACGATCTTCATTTTCATGA
- a CDS encoding hypothetical protein (EggNog:ENOG503PMYB), giving the protein MRISTVLSLAGLATAAPVPEAEAPKFGIAPAGQGFFGAGQVRTLWNQGDHSNLGCLTNTGLWTTNESQCGTFVSKELTTGYSVKTFQLFTSAGPCSIYGAKFYCDKNATPFLFGLWPWPNSIPGVDSLRAGQYGLMATFGNNPPLKEEGPQEIHFVTYRETGKYVWLTWAPLRGGPILTPVPIE; this is encoded by the exons ATGCGCATCTCCACCGTCCTCTCCCTGGCAGGTCTTGCCACCGCGGCCCCTGTTCCAGAAGCAGAAGCCCCAAAGTTCGGAATTGCACCGGCTGGCCAAGGATTCTTTGGAGCCGGTCAGGTCCGTACTCTCTGGAACCAGGGCGACCACTCAAACCTTGGGTGCCTGACCAACACCGGCCTCTGGACCACGAACGAAAGCCAATGCGGCACGTTTGTCTCCAAGGAGCTCACAACTGGCTACAGCGTGAAGACATTCCAACTATTCACTTCGGCTGGACCCTGCTCCATCTACGGCGCGAAATTCTACTGTGACAAAAACGCGACTCCCTTTCTCTTTGGT CTCTGGCCCTGGCCCAACTCCATTCCCGGAGTTGACTCCCTCCGCGCAGGCCAGTACGGCCTCATGGCAACCTTtggcaacaacccccctctcaaagAGGAAGGTCCCCAAGAAATTCACTTTGTCACATACAGGGAGACGGGCAAGTACGTCTGGCTTACCTGGGCGCCGCTGCGAGGAGGGCCGATTTTGACTCCGGTTCCCATTGAATAA
- a CDS encoding hypothetical protein (COG:S; EggNog:ENOG503NV8Z): MSKGPIKKRVLVVGAGAAGMSCAHHLTQHPDKFDVTLIEATNYCGGQAFSIPIDKDKHGASWLNQGVQGGSYIFHHTMTMFARQGHVANPVKLQVSFGKGDRFWTNVYPTKLLEKHQNEIRRFVQMLTLTRWFEIFFALLPIKYLMKLFMFSYEFANAVALPMVALFLGTGNYTPEVPTIILERLCTSPTYGMWYPPDKESIASNLPPMVVFPNFSQFYEDWRKDLIKNGVKVRLSTELTETLYRDKNGVVVKLIKRNPAPDNCSPSGAWTPEDYTANADPSAEETNEHYDEVVFCCLADTANRLLSKSRTKWERLILPRAIWSNDLTITHSDTSYMIKHYENFFTPDQAVTTLSGTDHSTRVAIARGDYGEMNSFKPMYYIKPYPSDMSKLEMSFDCTNYQAQFPPSVPFENHVFQTIFLNKERDGHLWTDNEIDQTKIIRKDWWHQLCHSWTHYLLVVPWLWPLQGRRHVRFAGSWTLINAHEVAVMSGIAAAVDLGAEYPRDLERDGWALLCFRLYYLLVYGRWYRRRNRSKTSTGEGSGWAGGLYGSVYKGPGVVDEERQMWRREKEGEGVNGGK; this comes from the exons ATGTCCAAAGGCCCGATAAAGAAGAGAGTCCTGGTTGTTGGGGCTGGTGCTGCAG GCATGTCCTGTGCTCATCACCTCACCCAACACCCAGACAAGTTCGACGTTACTTTGATCGAAGCAACCAACTACTGCGGCGGCCAGGCCTTCTCGATCCCCATTGACAAAGACAAGCACGGTGCCTCATGGCTGAACCAAGGCGTCCAAGGTGGCTCTTACATCTTCCATCACACCATGACAATGTTTGCCCGCCAGGGTCATGTTGCCAATCCTGTCAAGCTGCAAGTGTCTTTCGGGAAAGGAGATCGGTTCTGGACCAATGTTTACCCCACCAAGCTGCTCGAGAAACACCAGAACGAGATTCGTCGTTTTGTCCAGATGCTTACTCTGACTCGTTGGTTTGAGATATTCTTTGCCCTGCTCCCCATCAAATATCTCATGAAGCTCTTCATGTTCAGCTACGAGTTCGCCAATGCCGTTGCTCTTCCCATGGTTGCCCTATTCCTTGGAACTGGAAACTACACACCCGAAGTGCCGACCATCATTCTCGAACGGCTGTGCACCAGCCCAACCTACGGCATGTGGTATCCTCCGGACAAGGAAAGTATAGCGAGCAACCTTCCTCCGATGGTCGTCTTTCCCAACTTCAGTCAATTCTACGAAGACTGGAGAAAAGACCTCATAAAGAATGGTGTGAAGGTTCGTCTGTCGACAGAGCTCACCGAGACCCTCTATCGGGACAAGAATGGCGTTGTGGTAAAGCTCATCAAGCGAAATCCAGCTCCTGACAACTGCAGCCCATCCGGTGCTTGGACACCGGAGGATTACACTGCCAACGCCGACCCCAGTGCCGAGGAAACCAACGAACACTACGATGAGGTCGTCTTCTGTTGCCT cgccgACACCGcaaaccgcctcctctccaaatcccgcACCAAATGGGAACGCCTTATCCTCCCCCGCGCTATCTGGTCCAACGATCTAACCATCACCCACTCAGACACGTCTTACATGATCAAGCACTACGAAAACTTTTTCACCCCCGACCAAGCCGTCACCACTCTTTCCGGAACAGACCACTCCACTCGGGTGGCCATCGCCCGCGGTGACTACGGGGAGATGAACAGCTTCAAACCAATGTACTACATCAAGCCCTACCCTTCTGACATGTCCAAGCTGGAAATGTCGTTTGACTGCACCAACTACCAGGCTCAGTTTCCGCCCTCTGTCCCGTTCGAGAACCACGTCTTCCAGACGATTTTCCTCAACAAGGAACGTGATGGGCATCTCTGGACTGATAATGAGATTGACCAGACGAAAATTATCCGCAAGGACTGGTGGCATCAGCTTTGCCATTCGTGGACTCATTACCTGCTTGTTGTGCCGTGGTTGTGGCCGTTGCAGGGGAGAAGGCATGTCAGGTTTGCGGGTAGCTGGACGTTGATCAATGCGCATGAGGTTGCGGTGATGAGCGGGATAGCGGCTGCGGTTGATCTGGGGGCGGAGTACCCgagggatttggagagggatgggtGGGCGTTGTTGTGTTTTAGGCTGTATTACTTGTTGGTGTATGGACGGTGGTATAGGAGGAGAAATAGGAGTAAGACGTCgactggggaggggagtggttgggctggggggttgTATGGGAGTGTTTATAAggggccgggggtggtggatgaggagaggcagatgtggaggagggagaaggagggggagggggtgaatggGGGGAAGTGA